A genomic region of Runella rosea contains the following coding sequences:
- a CDS encoding glycoside hydrolase family 5 protein produces the protein MLKLKTPLLLLTFSVLFTSVIAQTALRKIKVEGNKFVAEDGKVMIFRGLNVADPDNLHTKGHWEKAFFQEIKNWGANIIRFPVHPAAWRKRGKTEYLKLLDDGVKWATELGLYVVIDWHSIGNLRTEMYQSDNYETTQKETFEFWRTMAKHFKGNNTVAFFELFNEPTVAGGQLGTCSWEQWKTLNEEMIGIIRAHGNDAIPLVAGFNWAYDLTPVKENPINAPGIAYVSHPYPMKNGGKPWENKWPTDWGFVAKKYPLILTEIGFSGAEEVGAHVPVISDESYGDAITKYTAEQGISWVGWVFDDRWAPRMFSDWNFTPTRQGKYFKKALLEYNSNK, from the coding sequence ATGTTGAAATTAAAAACACCTTTATTGCTTTTGACTTTTAGCGTTTTGTTTACTTCGGTCATTGCCCAAACTGCCCTCAGAAAAATCAAAGTTGAGGGGAATAAATTCGTTGCCGAAGATGGCAAAGTGATGATATTCAGAGGCCTAAACGTAGCCGACCCTGACAATCTGCATACCAAAGGGCATTGGGAGAAAGCATTTTTTCAGGAAATCAAAAACTGGGGTGCTAACATTATTCGGTTTCCCGTTCATCCTGCCGCGTGGCGGAAACGAGGGAAAACTGAGTATTTGAAATTACTGGATGACGGCGTAAAATGGGCGACGGAATTGGGCTTGTACGTCGTCATTGACTGGCATTCGATTGGTAATCTACGGACTGAAATGTACCAATCTGATAATTATGAAACGACCCAAAAAGAAACTTTTGAGTTTTGGCGGACCATGGCCAAGCATTTTAAAGGGAACAACACTGTTGCTTTCTTTGAATTGTTCAACGAACCAACAGTTGCGGGCGGGCAGTTAGGAACGTGTTCGTGGGAACAATGGAAAACCTTGAATGAAGAAATGATTGGCATTATTCGTGCCCACGGCAACGACGCTATCCCGTTGGTCGCTGGTTTCAATTGGGCCTATGACTTGACTCCCGTCAAAGAAAATCCCATCAATGCGCCTGGAATTGCTTACGTAAGTCACCCGTATCCTATGAAAAATGGGGGAAAACCCTGGGAAAACAAATGGCCGACCGACTGGGGATTTGTGGCTAAAAAATACCCGTTGATATTGACCGAAATCGGTTTTTCAGGAGCCGAAGAAGTAGGAGCGCACGTTCCGGTCATCAGCGACGAATCATACGGTGATGCCATCACCAAATATACCGCTGAGCAGGGCATCAGTTGGGTGGGGTGGGTTTTTGACGACCGCTGGGCACCCCGTATGTTTTCCGATTGGAATTTTACGCCCACAAGGCAAGGAAAATACTTTAAAAAAGCGCTTTTAGAATATAATTCCAACAAATGA
- a CDS encoding AGE family epimerase/isomerase produces the protein MNHSIFDLKQEIQVELSNILAFWATHSLDDLNGGFIGKMDFDGIVHPEVDKSSVLNARILWTFSAVLNQPFLSSGKESTEGKEFLSIANRAFHYINQHFRDTVHGGVYWSVDAHGKPLSTRKQIYGLAFTMYGLTEYYRATRNQQALNFAIELFELIENHSFDPQNGGYWEAFTQDWELLEDLRLSEKDRNDPKTMNTHLHIIEAYVNLYRVWPNAQVEAKIRHLLDVFEKHIIEAKSGHMQLFFDAQWTPTSDTISFGHDIEASWLLYEATEVLHNETLLKKWKSIALRMADAAAQGFNEDGSLNHEFDPQTNHWDTHREWWVSAEGMVGYFNAFQLSGEERYLRCVEGLWQFAKKHLINAEIGEWNWGVYDDMSLMHTEDRIGFWKCPYHNARACMEILKRI, from the coding sequence ATGAACCATTCTATATTTGATTTAAAACAGGAAATTCAGGTAGAATTGTCTAATATCCTTGCCTTTTGGGCAACTCATTCCCTCGATGATTTGAACGGTGGTTTTATCGGAAAAATGGACTTTGATGGCATTGTTCACCCCGAAGTTGACAAGAGTAGCGTACTCAATGCCCGTATTTTATGGACCTTTTCGGCGGTACTCAATCAACCCTTTTTATCTTCTGGAAAAGAAAGTACAGAAGGAAAAGAATTTTTATCTATTGCCAACCGCGCTTTTCACTACATCAATCAGCATTTTCGGGACACTGTCCACGGCGGTGTTTATTGGTCGGTTGATGCGCATGGAAAGCCATTGAGTACGCGCAAACAGATTTATGGATTGGCTTTTACGATGTATGGATTGACGGAATACTACCGCGCAACGCGCAATCAGCAGGCGTTGAATTTCGCGATTGAACTATTTGAATTAATAGAAAACCATAGTTTTGACCCTCAAAATGGCGGTTATTGGGAGGCGTTTACGCAGGATTGGGAACTTTTGGAGGATTTACGTTTGAGTGAGAAAGACCGTAATGACCCCAAAACGATGAATACGCATCTTCACATCATTGAGGCATACGTCAATTTGTACCGTGTATGGCCCAATGCCCAGGTAGAAGCGAAGATTCGGCATTTGTTGGATGTGTTTGAAAAACACATCATTGAAGCCAAAAGTGGCCATATGCAGTTGTTTTTTGATGCTCAATGGACACCCACTTCTGATACTATCTCTTTTGGACATGACATTGAGGCGTCGTGGTTGTTGTACGAAGCCACCGAAGTTTTACACAACGAAACGCTTTTGAAAAAATGGAAATCCATCGCCCTCCGCATGGCCGATGCAGCGGCCCAAGGGTTTAACGAAGATGGAAGTCTAAACCATGAATTTGACCCTCAAACCAATCATTGGGACACGCACCGAGAATGGTGGGTGTCGGCGGAGGGTATGGTTGGATATTTCAATGCTTTTCAGTTGAGTGGTGAGGAGCGTTATCTACGGTGTGTAGAAGGCCTTTGGCAATTTGCCAAAAAGCATCTTATCAATGCAGAAATCGGTGAATGGAATTGGGGCGTGTACGACGATATGTCGTTGATGCATACCGAAGACCGCATTGGATTTTGGAAATGCCCGTATCATAACGCCCGCGCCTGCATGGAAATTTTGAAAAGAATCTAA
- a CDS encoding glycoside hydrolase family 130 protein — MNSFENRLSTLESAHNELIIRINARQKHSNGIYDRYENPVLTAAHVPLFWRYDLNPETNPYLMERFGINATFNAGAIKWQGSYLLAVRVEGVDRKSFFAIAESPNGIDNFRFWDAPIDMPETEVHDGNVYDMRLVAHQDGWIYGLFCTERKDPAAKIGDESSAVAQCGIARTKDLKIWERLPDLKTPSPQQRNVVLHPEFINGKYALYTRPQDGFIDAGTGGGIGLGFTDSMENAVVEKEFIVDEKSYHTVYEVKNGQGPAPIKTPKGWLHLAHGVRNTAAGLRYVLYMFMTDLQDLTKVIHKPGGYFIAPEGEERVGDVSNVTFSNGWILDDDGTVFIYYASSDTRMHVATSTLDKLVDYCTNTPPDGLRSAASVKTLKGLIEKNRLFLGQKQRTTAF, encoded by the coding sequence ATGAATTCTTTTGAAAATCGTTTGTCGACCTTAGAATCGGCTCATAACGAGTTGATTATACGAATAAATGCCAGGCAGAAACACAGCAATGGCATATACGATCGTTACGAAAATCCTGTGTTGACGGCGGCTCATGTCCCTTTGTTTTGGCGATATGATTTGAATCCCGAGACCAACCCGTATTTGATGGAACGGTTTGGGATCAATGCGACCTTCAACGCGGGAGCCATCAAATGGCAGGGCAGCTACTTGTTGGCGGTACGGGTAGAAGGGGTAGACCGAAAATCCTTTTTTGCGATTGCCGAAAGCCCCAACGGGATTGATAATTTTCGCTTTTGGGATGCACCCATTGATATGCCCGAGACCGAGGTCCACGACGGAAACGTATACGATATGCGTTTGGTGGCGCACCAAGACGGTTGGATTTACGGGTTGTTTTGTACGGAGCGAAAAGACCCTGCCGCCAAAATCGGGGATGAAAGCTCGGCCGTGGCTCAGTGCGGGATAGCTCGTACAAAAGACCTGAAAATTTGGGAACGTTTACCCGACCTAAAAACGCCCTCGCCTCAACAGCGCAACGTGGTGCTGCATCCCGAATTTATAAATGGAAAATACGCGCTTTATACGCGTCCGCAGGATGGATTTATTGACGCAGGAACGGGCGGAGGAATCGGCTTGGGTTTTACCGATTCAATGGAAAATGCCGTGGTAGAAAAAGAATTTATTGTGGACGAAAAAAGCTACCACACGGTTTATGAAGTTAAAAACGGCCAAGGCCCTGCGCCCATTAAAACCCCAAAAGGGTGGTTGCATCTGGCACATGGCGTGCGAAATACGGCTGCTGGCCTGCGCTATGTGTTGTATATGTTTATGACCGACTTACAGGATTTGACCAAGGTGATTCATAAACCAGGAGGGTATTTTATTGCACCAGAGGGTGAAGAAAGAGTGGGGGACGTGTCGAACGTAACATTTTCCAATGGCTGGATTTTGGACGATGACGGTACGGTTTTTATCTACTACGCCTCGTCGGATACACGTATGCACGTGGCCACCAGTACGCTTGATAAATTGGTAGATTACTGCACCAATACGCCTCCTGACGGGCTTCGTTCGGCAGCTTCTGTAAAAACATTGAAAGGGTTGATTGAGAAAAATAGGCTGTTTTTGGGGCAGAAACAACGCACAACAGCTTTCTAA
- a CDS encoding sodium:solute symporter family protein encodes MKIQGLDFLVIALYLVVISAIGIIMKKRAQRSKNDYMLGGNTLPWWMLGISNASGMFDISGTIWMVSIMFVYGLKSIWLVWLWPVFNQVFLFVYLAIWLRRSGASTGAEWMLTRFGTKKDAQMAHKIIIAFALLSCFGFMAYGFIGLGKFIEIFLPFSSISPYVPFSVSPEFVPHFYGIIFTLFAVFYSVMGGMSSIVWADVIQYGLMALGSVSIGVIAMGELSGQTLNVPPDWSNIFFGWNLDLDWSNIIADVNQKIRDDKYSPFGMFFALMLAKGILASIAGPAPNYDMQKVLSTKSPREAALMSMFVNIVLLPTRYFMIIGFTVLGLLYYNDLNIQTATGGVDFERILPAAILKFAPAGLLGLFLVELMAAFMGTFAGTLNAAQAYIVNDIYLKSIKPKATNQEISRANYLVGIVVVLISIVLGIFAKDVNSVLQWIVGALYGGYVAANVLKWHWWRFNGSGFFWGMAAGIISSMVLPYVFPDTLPLFYFPFILVLSAVGSVVGSLLTPPTDIEVLKKFYRNVRPWGFWGPILVEVQKEEPSFKRNNNFSLDMFNVVIGTIAQTAITSLPVFVVLLMPQHSVITAALLAVCVFILWKTWYQKLPRA; translated from the coding sequence ATGAAAATTCAAGGACTTGATTTTCTAGTTATTGCCCTTTATCTCGTGGTTATTTCGGCCATCGGAATTATCATGAAAAAACGCGCCCAACGCAGTAAAAACGATTATATGTTGGGCGGGAATACTTTACCGTGGTGGATGTTGGGGATTTCCAACGCCTCGGGGATGTTTGATATTTCGGGTACCATTTGGATGGTGTCGATTATGTTTGTGTATGGCCTTAAAAGTATATGGTTGGTGTGGCTGTGGCCCGTTTTTAATCAGGTATTCTTGTTTGTGTATTTGGCCATTTGGCTTCGCCGCTCAGGGGCATCAACAGGAGCGGAGTGGATGCTTACCCGTTTTGGCACCAAAAAAGACGCGCAAATGGCGCATAAAATCATCATCGCTTTTGCGCTGTTGAGTTGCTTTGGCTTTATGGCGTACGGCTTTATTGGGCTGGGGAAATTTATCGAAATATTCCTTCCTTTTTCGTCTATTTCACCGTACGTCCCGTTCAGTGTTTCGCCCGAGTTTGTTCCTCATTTTTACGGTATCATCTTTACCCTTTTTGCCGTATTTTACTCCGTGATGGGCGGAATGTCGAGCATTGTGTGGGCAGATGTCATACAGTATGGATTGATGGCTTTGGGGTCGGTTTCCATCGGCGTCATCGCGATGGGCGAACTATCGGGTCAAACGCTTAATGTACCCCCCGATTGGTCGAATATTTTCTTTGGCTGGAACTTGGATTTGGATTGGTCAAACATCATTGCCGATGTTAACCAAAAAATTAGGGACGATAAATACAGTCCGTTCGGGATGTTTTTTGCGTTGATGTTGGCCAAGGGTATTTTGGCAAGCATTGCGGGTCCTGCCCCCAATTATGACATGCAGAAAGTGCTCTCGACTAAGTCGCCCCGCGAAGCGGCGCTGATGAGTATGTTTGTCAACATCGTACTGTTGCCCACCCGATATTTTATGATTATTGGCTTCACGGTTTTGGGGCTTTTGTATTACAACGACCTCAATATCCAGACGGCTACGGGAGGGGTTGATTTTGAGCGAATCTTACCCGCTGCTATTCTCAAATTTGCTCCAGCGGGTCTTTTAGGGCTGTTTTTGGTCGAATTGATGGCCGCTTTTATGGGAACCTTCGCTGGCACGCTCAACGCTGCCCAAGCTTATATTGTAAACGATATTTACCTTAAATCCATTAAACCCAAAGCAACCAATCAGGAAATCAGTCGGGCCAATTACCTTGTCGGCATCGTGGTGGTCCTCATCAGTATTGTACTGGGCATTTTTGCCAAAGATGTCAACAGCGTTTTGCAGTGGATTGTTGGAGCTTTGTACGGCGGCTACGTGGCAGCCAATGTGCTCAAATGGCATTGGTGGCGTTTCAATGGGTCGGGGTTTTTCTGGGGAATGGCGGCGGGAATTATTTCGTCTATGGTGCTGCCCTACGTGTTTCCCGATACGTTGCCGCTGTTCTATTTTCCGTTTATTTTGGTACTGTCGGCAGTAGGCTCAGTAGTGGGCTCTTTACTAACTCCCCCGACTGACATCGAAGTCCTGAAGAAGTTCTACCGTAACGTTCGGCCTTGGGGGTTTTGGGGGCCTATCCTCGTCGAAGTACAGAAAGAAGAGCCCTCGTTTAAGCGTAACAATAACTTTAGTTTGGACATGTTCAACGTAGTGATTGGCACGATTGCCCAAACGGCAATAACGTCCCTGCCCGTTTTTGTGGTGCTTTTGATGCCTCAACATAGTGTCATTACGGCGGCCTTATTGGCGGTTTGTGTGTTCATATTGTGGAAAACCTGGTACCAAAAACTGCCGCGAGCGTAG
- a CDS encoding VCBS repeat-containing protein, which yields MKSFPFLILIFVFYSCSPSDSVFEKLDASHTGIDFVNKIEETEQDNVLNYEYFYNGGGVAAADFNNDGFTDLYFTANQGEDKLYLNKGKLAFEDITQTAGIAWNGEWKTGVTVVDINNDGWQDVYVSVSGNVDHPELRRNKLYVNNGKSEVSFTEKAKEYGLDLATFTTQTAFFDYDNDGDLDAYVLNHNVKDFKRFDVEAVHAMRDSLAGDRLMRNDSGKFTDVSSEAGIKGNPIGFGLGISTADVNGDGWLDIYISNDYIENDYLYINNQNGTFTDQITEATNHVSYFSMGNDIGDVNNDLMPDIITMDMLPEDNKRQKLLFGPDKYEAYLSMLRNGLHNQTMRNMLQLNISSRPDGVRFSEIGQVAGISNTDWSWSALLADYDNDGYQDLFVTNGYLRDYTNNDFIKYYAEIGENNNQSVLEVIKKMPSTKTPNYIFKNNQNLTFSNKQTEWGFDTPVISNGAVYADLDNDGDLEIVTNNINEPAYVYQNKSSESGKVNYLTVQLPSSRAVNGTKVYVYCGDLQQYRAFTPTHGYESSMMTPVHFGLGTHKTVDSLVVIWPDGKMQKQTNVAANQVLKLTYAPNANWSREVVVTPLFVENKNLDFEHQQMPVNDFSRQLLLPQMYSYQGPRMAKGDLNKDGLEDIYIGGGKGQPGAVFLQQKGESGSSSRFVRKEQPAFKQDELCTDTDAVFFDADKDGDLDLFVTSGGYEYLPNDFMLQNRLYLNDGKGNFTKNADAIPADKLADSAVEVIDFDRDGDLDLFVTGGAIPQEYPRFNPARLYRNEGGKFTNVANPAFENLGVLTDVCVLDFDKDGYDDIVAVGEWTPIIRLKNEKGVFKKVTDGLDKTIGFWQSIAANDFDNDGDMDLIVGNYGLNTQWKASFEQPMTLHTDDFDSNGRLDPILSYFIQGKSYPAYSKDELSDQLVPLKKAYTSHESYASATTDDVLAIFKDKKPQKQEINTLSTMYLVNNKGSFEMKALPMEAQFAPVYAILTEDLNGDGFKDLLLAGNQTHGRVRIGNIDANFGQVFFNDKKGGFRYLPQHQSGLYLKGEVRGLVFVNNQLVVAKNSGLTNTFIKK from the coding sequence ATGAAATCATTTCCTTTTTTAATTCTCATTTTCGTTTTTTATTCCTGCTCCCCATCGGACTCTGTTTTTGAAAAATTAGATGCGAGCCACACTGGTATTGACTTCGTCAACAAAATTGAAGAAACAGAGCAAGACAACGTACTGAATTACGAATACTTCTACAACGGTGGGGGCGTAGCTGCGGCTGATTTTAACAACGACGGCTTCACAGATTTGTATTTTACGGCCAATCAAGGCGAAGATAAATTGTACCTTAATAAAGGGAAACTCGCCTTTGAAGATATTACCCAAACGGCAGGTATTGCGTGGAACGGAGAATGGAAAACGGGCGTAACGGTGGTGGACATCAACAACGATGGTTGGCAGGATGTATACGTTTCGGTGTCAGGAAATGTCGACCATCCCGAACTGCGCCGCAATAAACTGTACGTTAATAATGGCAAAAGCGAGGTTTCTTTCACCGAAAAAGCCAAAGAATATGGCTTGGACCTTGCCACTTTTACCACCCAAACCGCCTTTTTTGATTATGACAACGACGGCGATTTAGACGCTTATGTGCTGAATCACAACGTCAAAGATTTTAAACGGTTTGACGTAGAAGCCGTTCACGCCATGCGTGACTCACTAGCGGGCGACCGATTGATGCGCAACGACAGCGGCAAGTTTACAGATGTCAGTAGCGAAGCGGGCATCAAGGGGAATCCTATCGGTTTTGGCCTTGGCATCAGCACTGCCGACGTCAACGGTGACGGCTGGCTGGATATTTATATTTCCAACGATTATATCGAAAACGATTATCTCTACATCAATAACCAAAACGGCACTTTTACGGACCAAATCACGGAGGCGACGAATCACGTCAGTTATTTTTCGATGGGCAATGACATTGGAGATGTCAACAACGATTTAATGCCCGACATTATCACCATGGACATGTTGCCTGAAGACAACAAACGCCAGAAATTACTTTTTGGGCCCGATAAATACGAGGCGTATCTGTCGATGTTGCGCAATGGATTGCATAATCAAACGATGCGAAATATGTTGCAGTTAAACATCTCGTCGCGCCCAGATGGGGTGAGGTTCTCCGAAATTGGTCAGGTGGCGGGGATTTCCAATACGGATTGGTCGTGGTCGGCGCTGTTGGCTGATTATGACAATGATGGGTATCAGGATTTGTTTGTCACCAACGGCTATTTGCGAGATTATACCAACAACGACTTTATCAAATATTACGCTGAAATCGGGGAGAACAATAACCAAAGTGTGTTGGAAGTCATCAAGAAAATGCCTTCGACCAAAACCCCTAACTACATTTTCAAAAACAATCAAAACCTGACGTTTTCCAATAAACAAACCGAATGGGGATTTGATACACCTGTGATTTCAAACGGAGCCGTTTACGCGGATTTGGACAATGACGGGGATTTGGAAATTGTGACAAACAATATCAATGAGCCTGCTTATGTGTACCAAAACAAAAGCAGCGAGTCGGGAAAAGTGAACTATCTAACGGTTCAGTTGCCTTCGTCAAGAGCCGTAAATGGTACTAAAGTTTATGTGTATTGTGGTGATTTACAGCAATATCGTGCATTTACGCCTACCCACGGGTACGAAAGTAGTATGATGACGCCCGTACATTTTGGCTTAGGAACCCATAAAACCGTGGACAGTTTGGTGGTGATTTGGCCCGATGGGAAAATGCAGAAACAAACCAACGTGGCTGCCAATCAAGTGCTTAAGCTCACGTATGCTCCCAATGCCAACTGGAGCAGAGAGGTTGTTGTAACGCCGTTGTTTGTTGAAAATAAAAACCTTGATTTTGAGCACCAGCAGATGCCCGTCAATGATTTTAGCCGACAGTTACTGCTCCCCCAGATGTATTCTTATCAGGGGCCGCGCATGGCCAAAGGTGATTTGAATAAAGATGGATTGGAAGATATTTATATTGGGGGTGGTAAAGGGCAGCCTGGAGCTGTGTTTTTGCAACAAAAAGGCGAGAGTGGTTCGTCGTCACGGTTTGTCAGAAAAGAACAGCCCGCCTTTAAGCAGGATGAACTTTGCACCGACACCGACGCGGTGTTTTTTGACGCCGATAAAGACGGCGATTTGGACTTGTTCGTCACAAGTGGCGGGTATGAGTATCTACCCAATGATTTTATGCTTCAAAACCGTCTCTATTTAAACGATGGAAAAGGAAATTTTACCAAAAATGCCGATGCTATTCCCGCCGATAAGCTGGCCGACAGCGCGGTAGAAGTGATTGATTTTGACCGTGATGGAGACTTAGATTTGTTTGTGACGGGAGGCGCTATTCCGCAAGAGTATCCGCGCTTTAATCCTGCCCGGTTGTACCGAAATGAAGGCGGCAAATTTACCAATGTTGCCAACCCTGCATTTGAAAATTTAGGGGTTTTGACTGATGTTTGCGTCTTGGATTTTGACAAAGATGGGTACGACGACATCGTGGCTGTAGGGGAGTGGACGCCTATTATTCGGCTGAAAAATGAGAAAGGCGTTTTCAAAAAAGTAACCGATGGGTTGGATAAAACAATCGGTTTTTGGCAAAGTATCGCGGCCAATGACTTTGACAACGACGGCGATATGGACTTGATTGTCGGTAATTACGGCCTCAATACGCAATGGAAGGCTTCTTTTGAACAGCCTATGACGTTGCATACCGATGATTTTGATTCGAACGGCCGTTTAGACCCCATACTCTCGTATTTTATTCAAGGAAAAAGCTACCCTGCGTATAGTAAAGACGAACTTTCGGATCAGCTCGTACCGCTCAAAAAAGCCTATACGAGCCATGAAAGTTATGCTTCGGCCACGACGGATGATGTGTTGGCGATTTTTAAGGATAAAAAACCGCAAAAACAGGAAATCAATACCCTTTCGACGATGTATCTGGTCAACAACAAGGGGAGTTTCGAGATGAAAGCACTGCCCATGGAGGCTCAGTTTGCGCCAGTGTACGCGATATTGACCGAAGACCTCAACGGTGATGGCTTCAAAGATCTGCTTTTGGCGGGAAATCAAACGCATGGACGGGTTAGAATCGGCAACATTGATGCTAATTTTGGTCAAGTCTTTTTTAACGATAAAAAAGGAGGGTTCCGATACCTGCCCCAACATCAATCTGGGTTGTATCTAAAAGGGGAAGTAAGAGGTCTAGTATTTGTTAATAATCAGCTGGTTGTAGCTAAAAATAGCGGTTTAACAAATACATTTATTAAAAAATAA
- a CDS encoding SusD/RagB family nutrient-binding outer membrane lipoprotein: protein MIRKLIILWALVFSLGSCTKDFETINVNPNAPSAVPLDYLLAQSTLFITGEGGDPGYRSWRTNFIYAAMMMQHMSSVEVGFYRGTVYTFQGDLSAAWFERAYPNSIKNLVNLIELSKKDPKQVNVLSMARILRVIEMGVLTDVYGDVPYSEAGYGALTGVFSPKYDAQKDIYADMLKELEEAGNALSASAYIPKTADLVFAGDINKWKRAANSLMLRFAMRMQKVDAAGAQAWAKKAADRGLMTGIEDSFGVKFANTGAGNNSNPNSWNMFPGGRGIVTADNIQWGKTYIEAMKTRKDPRLGVVSALKSGDKTPEKQVGLPIGTDATMLAALPAPLNARANYSRPAPNMYALENTQFVMTYTESELLKAEAIERGWVTGTAKTAYDNALKAGIKQINSYGGTLTDADAAAYLAANPYPVTGTLDAKMDAIHTEFWMSTASLLQHIESWANWRRTGYPKLTPVNYPGNETNGQIPRRLRYSQGEYGVNPGIDAANARQGADLFTTRMWWDK from the coding sequence ATGATACGTAAATTAATAATTTTATGGGCCCTTGTATTTTCGCTGGGTTCATGTACCAAAGACTTTGAGACCATCAATGTCAATCCTAACGCACCGTCGGCGGTACCTCTTGATTATCTTTTGGCGCAATCTACCCTATTTATTACGGGTGAAGGCGGTGACCCGGGCTATCGCTCATGGCGGACCAACTTCATCTACGCGGCCATGATGATGCAACACATGTCGTCGGTAGAAGTTGGCTTCTACCGCGGAACGGTGTACACGTTTCAGGGAGATTTGAGCGCGGCTTGGTTTGAAAGAGCTTATCCAAACTCCATCAAAAACTTGGTCAATCTTATCGAACTGTCAAAGAAAGACCCTAAGCAGGTGAATGTCTTGTCAATGGCGCGCATTTTGCGGGTTATCGAGATGGGAGTTTTGACCGATGTGTACGGTGATGTACCGTATTCGGAAGCTGGTTATGGTGCGCTTACTGGTGTATTTTCACCTAAATATGACGCACAAAAAGACATCTATGCCGATATGCTGAAAGAATTGGAAGAAGCTGGAAACGCCTTGAGTGCTTCTGCTTACATTCCCAAAACGGCTGATTTGGTTTTTGCGGGTGACATCAACAAATGGAAACGCGCCGCCAACTCACTTATGCTTCGCTTTGCGATGCGTATGCAGAAAGTGGACGCTGCTGGCGCACAGGCGTGGGCCAAGAAAGCGGCTGACCGAGGTTTGATGACAGGTATTGAAGATAGCTTCGGCGTTAAATTTGCCAATACTGGTGCTGGTAACAACTCCAATCCAAACTCTTGGAATATGTTCCCTGGCGGCCGTGGCATCGTAACCGCAGACAATATTCAGTGGGGCAAAACGTATATTGAAGCCATGAAAACCCGTAAAGACCCCCGTTTGGGCGTGGTTTCGGCGTTGAAATCAGGCGATAAAACGCCTGAAAAACAAGTGGGTCTGCCCATCGGAACGGATGCGACGATGTTGGCGGCTCTTCCTGCACCATTGAATGCACGGGCTAATTACTCACGCCCTGCCCCCAATATGTATGCATTGGAAAATACGCAATTTGTAATGACCTACACTGAATCAGAATTGCTGAAAGCAGAGGCTATTGAGCGCGGATGGGTAACTGGAACTGCCAAAACAGCCTATGATAACGCTTTGAAAGCGGGTATCAAGCAAATCAATTCGTACGGCGGCACGCTGACAGATGCCGATGCGGCGGCATATTTGGCGGCCAATCCGTATCCTGTTACGGGTACCTTGGATGCCAAAATGGACGCAATCCATACTGAATTCTGGATGTCGACGGCTTCTTTGCTTCAGCACATCGAATCATGGGCTAACTGGCGCAGAACGGGTTATCCAAAATTGACCCCTGTTAACTACCCTGGCAACGAAACCAACGGACAGATTCCGCGTCGCTTGCGTTATTCGCAAGGTGAATATGGCGTAAACCCGGGGATTGATGCGGCCAATGCCCGTCAGGGAGCCGATTTGTTCACAACCCGTATGTGGTGGGATAAATAA